In Nicotiana tabacum cultivar K326 chromosome 10, ASM71507v2, whole genome shotgun sequence, the DNA window catGCTTGGCAAGTTATCAAGGTAAGGAATCTCCTTTGAATGAAATGACACTTGGGACTCGTACACACTTCGTCTAGGGGGTGGAGCATACTCTCTCGTCGAATCAGGTCCTTCCTTCTCATCctcctcatcaccatcctcacgaggaaAGGGTGTTTCGTCTCCAGATTCATCAGCATTGTTGTCGTAAtcactgttctcttcctcactctgtgcatctgccagatcccgataaatacgtcgtcttcgggcaattgagtgagtacatGTGGTTCAACTtactcgttttcactgcacaatcaacaaaataataagctactgaaattaataaatactttccatatagctgtatcacttcacttacaagtcgtaatgtgatgaaattccatGATGAACATTTTTAtttaggtgatgactaccggatagaccaccatgatccaacacaccaaaactatgcTTGGGTTCATAATTTGTAAAATTTATATTCGGCCGGTCTTGTTAAATGTATcagcgttaatacaaattcaatacaacaaaaatgtaCATCGCAACACAAAGGAATTATGAAAATTAAAGTTTACCATtcgtcttgtgaattatgtaaagcaggcggtgataagtttaaatcaaggaaaactctttcatccggaacctgtccggcaaaaactgctccagaataaccacccgatgactgggggttatacGGAACCTCTCCGGCAACCTCATTGTtaggaacgtcttcgaccttgacGTACATATCCAACATtttgattacaagaaattcccggtattcatccggagtcctcagaaaatccctcaaagtttcatcatcgtagATGTGtaactccgagtaaaaagcagCCCCTTACGGAGTGATGGAATACcaatatcttccggttactttaagtatcaTTGAACGTTTTCTtacactcatttttttgcataacaacgatatcaatttatcgtactctattgtaagtggtAATTTAACATGACCCCGTGGAGATAAACTAtgcctcacagagttattctccatcacaacctcacccccccccaatataatgaaactcttattctacgctcttcagatATTACGCAAAaatgcttgagaatttaacaagaaaAAAAGATTGAATGGGAGTTAGAATTTTTTGTGAATGAATTTTCCTAAAATCCtaacccctttatataggaaatggctagcccgGGGGGTTGAAATTTTTTATGTATAGCTCTCTTTGAATATGCGCTATAcacatttgaattattgttatgtcagttaactTATTAGTGAGCCTACAATCAAAGATATAGCGTGTTGTATTTTTACGCTATATGTATAGCGTAAAAATACAGCACGCTACACCTGTCAGTCAAATCGTCAGTATATATAGCGCGAAAATACGCCACGGTATACCTTAACGGCAAAAGttaccgttaaggtatagcgtgaCGTATTTTGGCGTTATATATAGAAAGGTAACTTTTTTTCTTCACTTAAGtaatttgagtccaaaagaactaCAATTGGGTTCTGAACCCCCTTATTTCCCTTATCCACATCTTTTAATTGGTCTTTTTTACCTGCCAATGGCCTAACAACTCCTTCCCTCCTATTCGATATTATTAGCATGTTTGATCAATCttctaaaattaatttattgggaaaatattttttttaaaagtattttcaaaaaaaaaatatactttgaGTGATAAgtaatttgtgtttgactaattaatttgaaaagtgcTTTTCAACGGTCATTAGTGTTTAGTCAAgcttttaaaaactatttctaaGTATGTTTTTCTCAAAGTTTTTCCTAGAATCTTGTCAAAAACTATCTCTGCTTctcttcaaaaacacttttttttcttctaaaagcttggccaaacacctcaatttttgaagaaaaaaatacttttggcccaaaaaacacttggccaaacaggctatataTATGatcggaaaattttattttacaaATCAAAGCACAACATTTTAAACCACTTTTATTTAAAGTGAAAATGGAAAAACGAATAATGCTATACATTGTAAAACTAAGAAAGTTTTATTTGATAAGAAGAGGACAAAAAGCTTCATACGCATAATTTAAGGTCCAATATTGACcaagaataaattaatatattaaattattttgagcgTTTTACATTATTCTTTTCTTCTGTCCATTTATTCAACATAAAGATTTCGATGtaatggaaattagtagaaaagTCCATTATAAAAAAGCAGAAACTCAAAATGTGAGAAGCAACTTTCACAATCACACAAGGGAGACATTAGAGtgtgagagaaaagaaaaaggtagaatgaaaaggaaaaggacAGCAGAAGCAGCCAATTCCTCAGACAGCCTTTCCCACTCTCCCTTTCGTCTTTTCTTTCTGATTCATCTCTGTACAAACGAATCTCAGGACCCCACCCCTACCTGCACCCTCTCTCCAACTCTTATAATTTCCACATTTATCTTCCACACTCTAATTTACTTTCAACTTCAATAATCAGATTAATTCAGCTTACATCTAATAAACCCGATAGTACTATAGAAAACTTTATACCGAGAAAAATTTCACGAAGTCGATTCGTCTGATAGGATAGGGTAAGTAAAGATATCCGATAAGTTAGAATAATGCATGGGGTTAACTATCTTACAATCCATATGAATAATTAGCGTAGAAGTTATGAGTTCAACCAAACTCATAATTTTTGtcgtattttgtatttttattcaaaaaattattaaatatttacaaataataaattttgaacccattaaATTAAATGAGGTGTGGTAGAATCGTGAATCTGAACTCATAAAGCTCAAATCCTATATCCGTCTCTGATTAACCCCAcaaatttaatataaaataattttcggGACTAATTCATACACACAACTAAATGCAGAATAAATAATCCTATATTTTATCTCCAAATTATTATCCCTTATTCTACCAACCAGACAGACCCCTAAGGGTAAAAAGAATTGCATATATCTATTACACTTTTTGATAATAATTTCCGCTATTTCAAATCAATGTACGAGGTGTTAAAAAGTGTGATCATCTTAAAAATTTTATATCATTATTTGGTTTTACTTCATTTTTAAATATGGTGTGTAAAGTTAATTAATTAATAGATTAAAGACAACTTAATGCAAAGCTTCTATGAACGATTATGATGTAGGTATATGGAGTTATACATTTTATTATATAGTCTATATTACTTAAATCCTATGTTAAAAAATGTGATCCACCCATCTAAACTCCTCAATGTTGCGAGTAGTAGTTGAGACCACGTGTACTTCCATTTCTCTCTCACTTCCACTCCATTTTTAGCAGAATGAGTCCTTTTTTTTTGCATCATCCTTTCATGTAAAAGCAGACCGCTAAGGCGCTACTTTCTTATAAGCATCTCCTGAAACTCTTCCTTTTTGGTACAAAGCAAAAGGGAGGGCAAAAGGAAAAAGGTCTCTTCCCATAACAATTGTTTTTCACtggttaaaagtaaaaaaaaaaaaattgcttcaaCTTCCAAGTTTTTTTTCTTTAGCTCCTTTTTTCCAACTTTACAAAACCCTACTTTTTACAAAGAAAATTGAGAGTCGAGTTTTACAAAAGCTCTAGTACTGCAGTAATGAAAATCAAACTTTTCACGTTTATTTTTACGCTGCTTTGTGTGTGCAACGGCTCGTTAGCTGGGTTACTTTCAGAGCCAGCGCAGCCATTGAAGCCAGGTGATTACTCTAACTCTAACACTGTTCCAGCTTTTCCGGTTCAGACCGAGTCACAGACATGCCGGTTGGATTTATCGGACGAGCTCTTCGGTGGTGTGAGCGCGGCGTGCGGGCAGAATCTGGACCGAAGCCGTTGTTGTCCTGTCCTAGCGGCTTGGTTATTCGCTGCTCACGCGCGGTCAGCGTTGCAAGTTTCAACGGCGGTTGCGCCGGCTAGCTCCGACTTGCCGATGATGCCGGATGACTCGCAGAAGTGCGTTAACACGCTTCAGAACTCTCTACAGAGCCGTAACATCCATCTACCTCAACCTAATGGCTCATGCGACGCCGTTTTGTGTTTCTGTGGTATTCGTCTGCATCAGATCACTTCCCTTAGCTGCCCGGCGGCGTTTAACCTCACCGGTTCAAAGAATGCAACTCCTACCGCCGCTGTCAGAAATCTCGAGCGGAATTGCCGGAACTCTTCTTATTCCGGTTGTACACGGTGTCTCGGTGCCTTACAGAAGGTCAGCAACGTAAAATcacattttaagactatttcttCTTCTCCACTCAACCTAATACCCGCTTataattttcttcattttattttattgtgtATTACAGAAATGCCCTTCATTGTCGATCTTTTTACCGTAGttctaatttatttatttttttcgtttCTATAGCTTAACGGTGACGGAAAAAATCGAACTCACAAAATGGCGGATACCAGCGGCGATAGGGTGAGCAAGATGTTAAGCAGAGACTGTCAGTTGATGGGATTGACGTGGCTATTGGCACGCAACAAGACGGCGTACATACCGACGGTTTCTGCTGTATTGCGCGCCATCATGTACAGTGCGCACCCACCACATGAGTCCAAGTGTAGTCCAGATCAGGAGAACATGCCATTAGCCGTTGATTCACTACAGTTCGAAAAAAGGGATTCATCTTCGCCGTCTAATCGTGTTTCTCGTTTTACTAGTTTGTTTCCATTTTTGCCCCTAATCATTTTACTGAATTGTCTCTTTGGTTAGTGAAACTATGGTTGGAGTTACATGATGATGCCCTCTGTTCTTTTGTGCATGTGACATGATTTTGGGGGATTCACGTGAGAAGCTAGTTGCCAAAATGAAGGGAGTGAAAAAGGGGTTATTTTGTCTTTTTGCCCCACTGTAAATTCAGGTCATATGTAAGACAAATTTCTTTTTGACATGTAGTGCCAGGAAATATTATTACCCTTCTTTTGTATGAATCTGCTGTTCTCCCTCTTATTTTTGTTCTACTATTTTTGGTGAGTAATTTTTGAATCCGTTCAttgttttggttgagtttttttGCTCTACCAAACAATTTGCTATTGAGTAAATCAAATCGTTTGCTCTAACTTGGCTGGTATAATTTGTTTGTTATTTTAGCAAGTGATAAAGAAAGTCGTAGTATTTGACTATTTGTATACTTTTTTGGTCTAGTAAAATACTTGGAACATCTTAACTCCTTTTTTACTGTGACTCTTCTAttgtgctttttttttttctttttttcttccagATGTTTTTCGGATGTGTccttaaaaataagaaaattaaaagagtGGAAGCGGAACCTCTAATCAACTTGGACACATAAATAATTCTCGACGTTGAGAGATATTTTACCATCAGCTGTTAAATTGGTTTCAGAAATATTAACAAATAGTATAAAGTATagccaaaacaaaaagaagattTACTTGATATTTGATTATGCTTGTCAACGCAATGATGTTTTTATTCATGGCCGTTTTCACGGCACCCAAATATCTAGCGCGATGATGTTTTCTGATAACTAGATATAATGTGTATTCGATCATTCGATGGCTCAAGAAAATCAACCAAAAGCCAAGAAAAAATTATATGCAATGCAATTAATTAACTTTGTCATTCTTTTGAATTTATATGCATTATAGTTGAAGTAATATAACTGAGGAAGGAAGAATGAAATGTAAGGACTGATTGCTAACGATGCATAGCATAAGAACAAGCTTCCTGTTGGGACAAAAGAAACgaaaaaagtagaaaagaaaacaacaaaacactGAATTATACCTATTTAAAAGAGGAGAATCTATAATGGAAAAAACGATGAGAACAAAAaagttttaaatgttgtttggATATCATAAAAGCTCGGGGGAAGAGCAATTCAACTCCCCAGGACTGAGGCATGTTGGTCGTGTAGTTTGTAGGATATAGCAATATTGAACATAGTAACGAGGCAAAAGGGTGTTTTATTAGATCTAAAAACAACATAACTCACATGTGGACATACAGAATAGTCTTCAATAATCAGATTAAAAAATAGACGTTGCACATGTTTACGGGAGAGAATCACGGTTGGATGTTTGTCACAAGGAATTAATTAACGCAGGCAGCCCctttcttcttctccatctctctccttttttaaaaaaagaaataatttattttcatgcTCAACAAATATAGTCAAATATTTCTATAATAACTtcgtttgttttgatatttttgattGCTACAGTGAAGTACAATTATAACGAACATATATTATtgggaaacttacacaaatgtctcaaataaatctcaacttaccaacctctagccattagtTATAGACTTACTAAAACTAgccaacaaaaattgaaaaatcaaataataaggttctttctctcaaagaatcacatgcaaaaatcaccttccatACTTTTAAGCCTGATTAGCAATATTAGATACAAGACGGAAAGAAAATTTCACGGATGAgatagcaaataaggtgatgaaatacaaaaatatatacaatattccaaaaatctaaacaaaaaaaggaactttttcaatgggtatagttgaaattcattgaaaatatatagataagtcaatatacaaaatttgaggaagattgaaggtgatttggactggttttgtatcaaaattcgtaattaaattaagttcaaaaaagtcttctgtgacacatgtatcaaacatgtatcacgcatgcatctcacacacaggtatacatgggTATACATGCTATACataattgatacaaatatgatacatatgtgatacacatcatttttttcatattcagtttttacttcgaattttcaattcaaaccacctcaaaacttcaccaaatcatcccaaaactgagattcaagctccttaagttgTGCCCAGTCTATTCTAATAGCACCCACTCAAAACAAagtaaaaatttgatattttttttgctacaaatagctaattagctaatattagtaatattttatcaattggccaatttttataatgagctacttataaatggataTAACTGGTAATTTCcctatattataacataacattaAAAATTAGTTCCACCAAATACTTGATCGTTATTGTAAAATTTGTTATAGAGAATGACTATTTTAGAGAGGTTTGACGGATGAAATGCACTAGTACCCACTTTTAAGCATGTTATTTAAGATacatctatatatttttatatatttaaaaattattcaaatttatcGAAACTTCAGGATTAAGTATCCTAAATTTTTGTATCGtgaatttttgagctgctaatttaaGATTCAAGACTAAATGTCCTGAATTTCTAAactgctaatttaaaattcaggacataagGTTCGAATTTCTTAACACAATTTTCGAACTTTAGGATATGACAATGTTCAAACTTCAGGATGCCGTGTCATGATGTTTGAACGAATTagctaatctttaaatatattgtaaaCTGTGCATATATTTTTAACATCATACTTAAAAGTGGCTACCTAGTGTCATTTCCTCAAGTTTGATTGTAACATAAGTGAAAGTGTTTTTAGGTTACAATAACTCAATGTAAGTATAGTTGGGCTTTGAAATCCAATACACATTCATTTTAGATATTACTTTGTTAAGCTAATATAGGCTTTTCAAAGTCTTCGAAAGGTGATTGGGCTCAGCCCAAGGTCATTTTAATCTTATATACTGGGGAAAAGCTCGTCAATATTTCGTGATTTTGAAAGAGCAAATATCATTTATAGCCACTAGGGCCAAACCAATAACAGCCGGTAGCCCAAAATCGCAATATACATTTTATAGCCCAAAAATTATTCTAGTGGCTAGCCCAAAAGTATTGCTTTCTGCTTCTTTCTTCAGCAATTCAGATAAGAGAGAATCACAAAACAAACGTTCCCACTTTTACTCGCCTAATTTCCGTCCTTAGTTTACGGAATTGCCATTCATTGATAAGGTGACACATATTTTCATTTATTATAACAATAACATATTTATTGTTATACTATAGTCAAATATACCAGTGTGATTTTACGAAAAATCCAAGGCCGAGTGGCCTGCTAATATCAActatttaaagataaaaataacaataaatataattAGATGAGAAAAAGTgtgtataaaaataaatattttataattattggTTCGATATGATTGTGAAGTGCGGATAAATTTTATAGATTACCCTACAGCTTTTGCATACTACAATATTGTGTAACTCAGGTTTATAGCATTGTACAAACGATTATGGTCCATTTGTTTACTAGTAATAGTATTTATTTCTATCTCTGGTTATTAACGTAGAGTATTCAATCACACTGGCTATAGAGATAAACAAGTTCTCAATAACTCCGAGTTaactgttctttttttttctttttttttttcttttttcaagtgACTATATAAGAAGATTCCTTTTACGTTTTTGGTATCGAAACTGACACAGTGAGTGATCAAgtctttttaaaattaaaaaaaaaacatagaagAGGAACCCCACCTAAAAGATAATATTATGCGCACCTCCATGCTTTAATCGTAGTATTATATAATAATGGGACTTGACTTAAGTTTTTTGAGGGGTTTAAGCGCTTTTTAC includes these proteins:
- the LOC107779982 gene encoding putative GPI-anchored protein At4g28100, with the translated sequence MKIKLFTFIFTLLCVCNGSLAGLLSEPAQPLKPGDYSNSNTVPAFPVQTESQTCRLDLSDELFGGVSAACGQNLDRSRCCPVLAAWLFAAHARSALQVSTAVAPASSDLPMMPDDSQKCVNTLQNSLQSRNIHLPQPNGSCDAVLCFCGIRLHQITSLSCPAAFNLTGSKNATPTAAVRNLERNCRNSSYSGCTRCLGALQKLNGDGKNRTHKMADTSGDRVSKMLSRDCQLMGLTWLLARNKTAYIPTVSAVLRAIMYSAHPPHESKCSPDQENMPLAVDSLQFEKRDSSSPSNRVSRFTSLFPFLPLIILLNCLFG